One region of Mus musculus strain C57BL/6J chromosome 15, GRCm38.p6 C57BL/6J genomic DNA includes:
- the Lrp12 gene encoding low-density lipoprotein receptor-related protein 12 isoform X2: protein MARRWSTKESQRRGSAWLLLFLAGVYACGESPEQIRAPSGIITSPGWPSDYPAQVNCSWLIRANPGEIITISFQDFDIQGSRRCTLDWLTIETYKNIESYRACGSTIPPPYISSQDHVWIRFHSDDSVSRKGFRLAYFSAGKSEQPDCACDQFRCGNGKCIPEAWKCNSMDECGDSSDEEVCASDAHPPTTTAFQPCAYNQFQCLSRFTKVYTCLPESLKCDGNIDCLDLGDEIDCDMPTCGQWLKYFYGTFNSPNYPDFYPPGSNCTWLIDTGDHRKVILRFTDFKLDGTGYGDYVKIYDGLEENPRKLLRVLTAFDSHAPLTVVSSSGQIRVHFCADKVNAARGFNATYQVDGFCLPWEIPCGGNWGCYTEQQRCDGYWHCPNGRDEINCTMCQKEEFPCSRNGVCYPRSDRCNYQNHCPNGSDEKNCFFCQPGNFHCKNNRCVFESWVCDSQDDCGDGSDEENCPVIVPTRVITAAVIGSLICGLLLVIALGCTCKLYSLRMFERRSFETQLSRVEAELLRREAPPSYGQLIAQGLIPPVEDFPVCSPNQASVLENLRLAVRSQLGFTSIRLPMTGRSSNIWNRIFNFARSRHSGSLALVSGDGDEVVPSQSSSRETERSRPHRSLFSVESDDTDTENERRDTAGASGGVAAPLPQKVPPTTAVEATVGSGGNSSAQSTRGGHADGREVSSVEAPSVSPARHQLTSALSRMTQGLRWVRFTLGRSSSTTQNRSPLRQLDTAVSGREDDDDVEMLIPVSDGASDIDANDCSRPLLDLASDQVQGFRQPHSAGNPGVRTSNRDGPCERCGIVHTAQIPDTCLEATVKTETSDDEALLLC from the exons CTTGTGGGGAGAGTCCAGAACAAATTCGAGCACCGAGTGGAATAATCacgagtccaggctggccttcagaCTATCCTGCCCAAGTCAACTGCAGCTGGCTCATAAGGGCAAACCCAGGGGAGATCATTACTATAAG TTTTCAGGATTTTGATATCCAGGGGTCCAGAAGATGCACTTTGGACTGGCTGACAATAGAAacatacaagaatattgaaagttACCGAGCGTGTGGGTCCACAATTCCGCCACCATATATCTCTTCCCAAGACCACGTTTGGATCCGGTTCCACTCAGATGACAGCGTGTCCAGGAAAGGCTTCAGGCTGGCGTatttttcag CAGGGAAATCTGAGCAGCCAGACTGTGCCTGTGATCAGTTCCGCTGTGGAAATGGAAAGTGTATTCCAGAAGCCTGGAAGTGCAACAGCATGGACGAGTGTGGAGACAGTTCTGACGAGGAGGTCTGTGCCAGCGATGCTCACCCCCCAACCACGACTGCTTTCCAACCCTGTGCCTACAACCAGTTCCAGTGTCTGTCCCGCTTCACCAAAGTTTACACGTGTCTCCCTGAGTCCTTAAAGTGTGATGGGAACATTGACTGCCTGGACCTAGGAGACGAGATAGACTGTGACATGCCGACATGCGGACAATGGTTAAAATACTTCTATGGCACCTTCAATTCTCCCAACTACCCCGACTTTTATCCTCCTGGAAGTAACTGCACCTGGCTGATAGACACTGGTGATCATCGGAAAGTCATCTTACGGTTCACTGACTTTAAACTTGATGGTACCGGGTATGGTGATTATGTCAAAATATATGACGGACTGGAGGAGAATCCTCGCAAGCTCTTGCGGGTGCTAACTGCTTTCGATTCTCACGCTCCTCTGACGGTCGTTTCTTCCTCCGGACAGATAAGAGTACATTTCTGTGCTGATAAAGTGAATGCTGCAAGAGGGTTCAACGCTACTTACCAAGTCGATGGCTTCTGTTTGCCATGGGAAATACCCTGTGGGGGCAACTGGGGGTGCTACACAGAGCAGCAGCGCTGTGACGGGTACTGGCATTGCCCAAACGGAAGGGATGAAATCAATTGTACCATGTGCCAAAAGGAAGAATTTCCATGTTCTCGAAATGGTGTCTGCTACCCTCGTTCTGATCGCTGCAACTACCAAAACCATTGTCCGAACGGCTCTGATGAAAAAAACTGCTTCTTTTGCCAGCCAGGGAATTTCCACTGTAAGAACAACCGCTGTGTGTTTGAAAGCTGGGTGTGTGATTCCCAGGATGACTGCGGTGACGGCAGTGACGAGGAGAACTGCCCAGTCATTGTGCCTACCAGAGTCATAACAGCAGCAGTCATCGGGAGCCTCATCTGTGGCCTGCTGCTCGTCATTGCATTGGGGTGCACTTGCAAGCTTTATTCTCTGAGAATGTTTGAACGGAG ATCATTTGAGACCCAGTTGTCACGCGTGGAAGCAGAACTTCTCCGAAGAGAGGCTCCTCCCTCATATGGACAGTTGATCGCTCAGGGACTAATCCCACCCGTAGAAGATTTTCCTGTCTGTTCACCTAATCAG GCTTCCGTTTTAGAAAACCTGAGGCTAGCTGTCCGATCTCAGCTGGGATTTACTTCAATCAGGCTTCCTATGACAGGCAGATCTAGCAACATTTGGAATCGTATTTTTAATTTTGCAAGATCCCGTCATTCAGGGTCATTGGCTTTGGTCTCGGGAGATGGAGATGAGGTTGTCCCTAGCCAGAGCAGCAGCAGAGAAACTGAGAGGAGTCGCCCTCACAGAAGCTTATTCTCCGTGGAGTCCGATGACACTGACACAGAAAATGAGAGAAGGGATACGGCGGGAGCATCGGGTGGGGTTGCAGCACCGTTGCCCCAGAAGGTCCCTCCCACGACCGCCGTGGAGGCCACAGTGGGATCAGGTGGGAATTCCTCTGCTCAGAGCACCAGAGGTGGCCATGCAGATGGAAGGGAAGTGTCAAGTGTGGAAGCCCCGAGTGTGAGCCCAGCACGTCACCAGCTCACAAGTGCTTTAAGTCGGATGACTCAGGGCCTGCGCTGGGTCCGCTTTACACTAGGTCGATCGAGCTCCACTACCCAGAACCGGAGTCCTTTGAGACAGCTGGACACCGCAGTGAGTGGACGAGAAGACGACGATGACGTCGAAATGCTAATTCCAGTTTCAGACGGAGCTTCGGACATTGATGCCAATGACTGCTCCAGACCTCTTCTTGACCTTGCCTCAGACCAAGTACAAGGGTTTAGACAGCCACACAGTGCAGGAAACCCTGGAGTGAGAACAAGTAACCGGGACGGCCCCTGCGAGCGCTGTGGCATTGTGCACACAGCCCAGATACCAGACACTTGCTTAGAAGCCACAGTGAAGACGGAAACGAGTGATGACGAGGCTTTGCTGCTGTGTTAG
- the Lrp12 gene encoding low-density lipoprotein receptor-related protein 12 isoform 2 precursor (isoform 2 precursor is encoded by transcript variant 2), with protein sequence MARRWSTKESQRRGSAWLLLFLAGVYACGESPEQIRAPSGIITSPGWPSDYPAQVNCSWLIRANPGEIITISFQDFDIQGSRRCTLDWLTIETYKNIESYRACGSTIPPPYISSQDHVWIRFHSDDSVSRKGFRLAYFSGKSEQPDCACDQFRCGNGKCIPEAWKCNSMDECGDSSDEEVCASDAHPPTTTAFQPCAYNQFQCLSRFTKVYTCLPESLKCDGNIDCLDLGDEIDCDMPTCGQWLKYFYGTFNSPNYPDFYPPGSNCTWLIDTGDHRKVILRFTDFKLDGTGYGDYVKIYDGLEENPRKLLRVLTAFDSHAPLTVVSSSGQIRVHFCADKVNAARGFNATYQVDGFCLPWEIPCGGNWGCYTEQQRCDGYWHCPNGRDEINCTMCQKEEFPCSRNGVCYPRSDRCNYQNHCPNGSDEKNCFFCQPGNFHCKNNRCVFESWVCDSQDDCGDGSDEENCPVIVPTRVITAAVIGSLICGLLLVIALGCTCKLYSLRMFERRSFETQLSRVEAELLRREAPPSYGQLIAQGLIPPVEDFPVCSPNQASVLENLRLAVRSQLGFTSIRLPMTGRSSNIWNRIFNFARSRHSGSLALVSGDGDEVVPSQSSSRETERSRPHRSLFSVESDDTDTENERRDTAGASGGVAAPLPQKVPPTTAVEATVGSGGNSSAQSTRGGHADGREVSSVEAPSVSPARHQLTSALSRMTQGLRWVRFTLGRSSSTTQNRSPLRQLDTAVSGREDDDDVEMLIPVSDGASDIDANDCSRPLLDLASDQVQGFRQPHSAGNPGVRTSNRDGPCERCGIVHTAQIPDTCLEATVKTETSDDEALLLC encoded by the exons CTTGTGGGGAGAGTCCAGAACAAATTCGAGCACCGAGTGGAATAATCacgagtccaggctggccttcagaCTATCCTGCCCAAGTCAACTGCAGCTGGCTCATAAGGGCAAACCCAGGGGAGATCATTACTATAAG TTTTCAGGATTTTGATATCCAGGGGTCCAGAAGATGCACTTTGGACTGGCTGACAATAGAAacatacaagaatattgaaagttACCGAGCGTGTGGGTCCACAATTCCGCCACCATATATCTCTTCCCAAGACCACGTTTGGATCCGGTTCCACTCAGATGACAGCGTGTCCAGGAAAGGCTTCAGGCTGGCGTatttttcag GGAAATCTGAGCAGCCAGACTGTGCCTGTGATCAGTTCCGCTGTGGAAATGGAAAGTGTATTCCAGAAGCCTGGAAGTGCAACAGCATGGACGAGTGTGGAGACAGTTCTGACGAGGAGGTCTGTGCCAGCGATGCTCACCCCCCAACCACGACTGCTTTCCAACCCTGTGCCTACAACCAGTTCCAGTGTCTGTCCCGCTTCACCAAAGTTTACACGTGTCTCCCTGAGTCCTTAAAGTGTGATGGGAACATTGACTGCCTGGACCTAGGAGACGAGATAGACTGTGACATGCCGACATGCGGACAATGGTTAAAATACTTCTATGGCACCTTCAATTCTCCCAACTACCCCGACTTTTATCCTCCTGGAAGTAACTGCACCTGGCTGATAGACACTGGTGATCATCGGAAAGTCATCTTACGGTTCACTGACTTTAAACTTGATGGTACCGGGTATGGTGATTATGTCAAAATATATGACGGACTGGAGGAGAATCCTCGCAAGCTCTTGCGGGTGCTAACTGCTTTCGATTCTCACGCTCCTCTGACGGTCGTTTCTTCCTCCGGACAGATAAGAGTACATTTCTGTGCTGATAAAGTGAATGCTGCAAGAGGGTTCAACGCTACTTACCAAGTCGATGGCTTCTGTTTGCCATGGGAAATACCCTGTGGGGGCAACTGGGGGTGCTACACAGAGCAGCAGCGCTGTGACGGGTACTGGCATTGCCCAAACGGAAGGGATGAAATCAATTGTACCATGTGCCAAAAGGAAGAATTTCCATGTTCTCGAAATGGTGTCTGCTACCCTCGTTCTGATCGCTGCAACTACCAAAACCATTGTCCGAACGGCTCTGATGAAAAAAACTGCTTCTTTTGCCAGCCAGGGAATTTCCACTGTAAGAACAACCGCTGTGTGTTTGAAAGCTGGGTGTGTGATTCCCAGGATGACTGCGGTGACGGCAGTGACGAGGAGAACTGCCCAGTCATTGTGCCTACCAGAGTCATAACAGCAGCAGTCATCGGGAGCCTCATCTGTGGCCTGCTGCTCGTCATTGCATTGGGGTGCACTTGCAAGCTTTATTCTCTGAGAATGTTTGAACGGAG ATCATTTGAGACCCAGTTGTCACGCGTGGAAGCAGAACTTCTCCGAAGAGAGGCTCCTCCCTCATATGGACAGTTGATCGCTCAGGGACTAATCCCACCCGTAGAAGATTTTCCTGTCTGTTCACCTAATCAG GCTTCCGTTTTAGAAAACCTGAGGCTAGCTGTCCGATCTCAGCTGGGATTTACTTCAATCAGGCTTCCTATGACAGGCAGATCTAGCAACATTTGGAATCGTATTTTTAATTTTGCAAGATCCCGTCATTCAGGGTCATTGGCTTTGGTCTCGGGAGATGGAGATGAGGTTGTCCCTAGCCAGAGCAGCAGCAGAGAAACTGAGAGGAGTCGCCCTCACAGAAGCTTATTCTCCGTGGAGTCCGATGACACTGACACAGAAAATGAGAGAAGGGATACGGCGGGAGCATCGGGTGGGGTTGCAGCACCGTTGCCCCAGAAGGTCCCTCCCACGACCGCCGTGGAGGCCACAGTGGGATCAGGTGGGAATTCCTCTGCTCAGAGCACCAGAGGTGGCCATGCAGATGGAAGGGAAGTGTCAAGTGTGGAAGCCCCGAGTGTGAGCCCAGCACGTCACCAGCTCACAAGTGCTTTAAGTCGGATGACTCAGGGCCTGCGCTGGGTCCGCTTTACACTAGGTCGATCGAGCTCCACTACCCAGAACCGGAGTCCTTTGAGACAGCTGGACACCGCAGTGAGTGGACGAGAAGACGACGATGACGTCGAAATGCTAATTCCAGTTTCAGACGGAGCTTCGGACATTGATGCCAATGACTGCTCCAGACCTCTTCTTGACCTTGCCTCAGACCAAGTACAAGGGTTTAGACAGCCACACAGTGCAGGAAACCCTGGAGTGAGAACAAGTAACCGGGACGGCCCCTGCGAGCGCTGTGGCATTGTGCACACAGCCCAGATACCAGACACTTGCTTAGAAGCCACAGTGAAGACGGAAACGAGTGATGACGAGGCTTTGCTGCTGTGTTAG
- the Lrp12 gene encoding low-density lipoprotein receptor-related protein 12 isoform 1 precursor (isoform 1 precursor is encoded by transcript variant 1), whose translation MARRWSTKESQRRGSAWLLLFLAGVYGNGALAELSENVHISGVSTACGESPEQIRAPSGIITSPGWPSDYPAQVNCSWLIRANPGEIITISFQDFDIQGSRRCTLDWLTIETYKNIESYRACGSTIPPPYISSQDHVWIRFHSDDSVSRKGFRLAYFSGKSEQPDCACDQFRCGNGKCIPEAWKCNSMDECGDSSDEEVCASDAHPPTTTAFQPCAYNQFQCLSRFTKVYTCLPESLKCDGNIDCLDLGDEIDCDMPTCGQWLKYFYGTFNSPNYPDFYPPGSNCTWLIDTGDHRKVILRFTDFKLDGTGYGDYVKIYDGLEENPRKLLRVLTAFDSHAPLTVVSSSGQIRVHFCADKVNAARGFNATYQVDGFCLPWEIPCGGNWGCYTEQQRCDGYWHCPNGRDEINCTMCQKEEFPCSRNGVCYPRSDRCNYQNHCPNGSDEKNCFFCQPGNFHCKNNRCVFESWVCDSQDDCGDGSDEENCPVIVPTRVITAAVIGSLICGLLLVIALGCTCKLYSLRMFERRSFETQLSRVEAELLRREAPPSYGQLIAQGLIPPVEDFPVCSPNQASVLENLRLAVRSQLGFTSIRLPMTGRSSNIWNRIFNFARSRHSGSLALVSGDGDEVVPSQSSSRETERSRPHRSLFSVESDDTDTENERRDTAGASGGVAAPLPQKVPPTTAVEATVGSGGNSSAQSTRGGHADGREVSSVEAPSVSPARHQLTSALSRMTQGLRWVRFTLGRSSSTTQNRSPLRQLDTAVSGREDDDDVEMLIPVSDGASDIDANDCSRPLLDLASDQVQGFRQPHSAGNPGVRTSNRDGPCERCGIVHTAQIPDTCLEATVKTETSDDEALLLC comes from the exons CTTGTGGGGAGAGTCCAGAACAAATTCGAGCACCGAGTGGAATAATCacgagtccaggctggccttcagaCTATCCTGCCCAAGTCAACTGCAGCTGGCTCATAAGGGCAAACCCAGGGGAGATCATTACTATAAG TTTTCAGGATTTTGATATCCAGGGGTCCAGAAGATGCACTTTGGACTGGCTGACAATAGAAacatacaagaatattgaaagttACCGAGCGTGTGGGTCCACAATTCCGCCACCATATATCTCTTCCCAAGACCACGTTTGGATCCGGTTCCACTCAGATGACAGCGTGTCCAGGAAAGGCTTCAGGCTGGCGTatttttcag GGAAATCTGAGCAGCCAGACTGTGCCTGTGATCAGTTCCGCTGTGGAAATGGAAAGTGTATTCCAGAAGCCTGGAAGTGCAACAGCATGGACGAGTGTGGAGACAGTTCTGACGAGGAGGTCTGTGCCAGCGATGCTCACCCCCCAACCACGACTGCTTTCCAACCCTGTGCCTACAACCAGTTCCAGTGTCTGTCCCGCTTCACCAAAGTTTACACGTGTCTCCCTGAGTCCTTAAAGTGTGATGGGAACATTGACTGCCTGGACCTAGGAGACGAGATAGACTGTGACATGCCGACATGCGGACAATGGTTAAAATACTTCTATGGCACCTTCAATTCTCCCAACTACCCCGACTTTTATCCTCCTGGAAGTAACTGCACCTGGCTGATAGACACTGGTGATCATCGGAAAGTCATCTTACGGTTCACTGACTTTAAACTTGATGGTACCGGGTATGGTGATTATGTCAAAATATATGACGGACTGGAGGAGAATCCTCGCAAGCTCTTGCGGGTGCTAACTGCTTTCGATTCTCACGCTCCTCTGACGGTCGTTTCTTCCTCCGGACAGATAAGAGTACATTTCTGTGCTGATAAAGTGAATGCTGCAAGAGGGTTCAACGCTACTTACCAAGTCGATGGCTTCTGTTTGCCATGGGAAATACCCTGTGGGGGCAACTGGGGGTGCTACACAGAGCAGCAGCGCTGTGACGGGTACTGGCATTGCCCAAACGGAAGGGATGAAATCAATTGTACCATGTGCCAAAAGGAAGAATTTCCATGTTCTCGAAATGGTGTCTGCTACCCTCGTTCTGATCGCTGCAACTACCAAAACCATTGTCCGAACGGCTCTGATGAAAAAAACTGCTTCTTTTGCCAGCCAGGGAATTTCCACTGTAAGAACAACCGCTGTGTGTTTGAAAGCTGGGTGTGTGATTCCCAGGATGACTGCGGTGACGGCAGTGACGAGGAGAACTGCCCAGTCATTGTGCCTACCAGAGTCATAACAGCAGCAGTCATCGGGAGCCTCATCTGTGGCCTGCTGCTCGTCATTGCATTGGGGTGCACTTGCAAGCTTTATTCTCTGAGAATGTTTGAACGGAG ATCATTTGAGACCCAGTTGTCACGCGTGGAAGCAGAACTTCTCCGAAGAGAGGCTCCTCCCTCATATGGACAGTTGATCGCTCAGGGACTAATCCCACCCGTAGAAGATTTTCCTGTCTGTTCACCTAATCAG GCTTCCGTTTTAGAAAACCTGAGGCTAGCTGTCCGATCTCAGCTGGGATTTACTTCAATCAGGCTTCCTATGACAGGCAGATCTAGCAACATTTGGAATCGTATTTTTAATTTTGCAAGATCCCGTCATTCAGGGTCATTGGCTTTGGTCTCGGGAGATGGAGATGAGGTTGTCCCTAGCCAGAGCAGCAGCAGAGAAACTGAGAGGAGTCGCCCTCACAGAAGCTTATTCTCCGTGGAGTCCGATGACACTGACACAGAAAATGAGAGAAGGGATACGGCGGGAGCATCGGGTGGGGTTGCAGCACCGTTGCCCCAGAAGGTCCCTCCCACGACCGCCGTGGAGGCCACAGTGGGATCAGGTGGGAATTCCTCTGCTCAGAGCACCAGAGGTGGCCATGCAGATGGAAGGGAAGTGTCAAGTGTGGAAGCCCCGAGTGTGAGCCCAGCACGTCACCAGCTCACAAGTGCTTTAAGTCGGATGACTCAGGGCCTGCGCTGGGTCCGCTTTACACTAGGTCGATCGAGCTCCACTACCCAGAACCGGAGTCCTTTGAGACAGCTGGACACCGCAGTGAGTGGACGAGAAGACGACGATGACGTCGAAATGCTAATTCCAGTTTCAGACGGAGCTTCGGACATTGATGCCAATGACTGCTCCAGACCTCTTCTTGACCTTGCCTCAGACCAAGTACAAGGGTTTAGACAGCCACACAGTGCAGGAAACCCTGGAGTGAGAACAAGTAACCGGGACGGCCCCTGCGAGCGCTGTGGCATTGTGCACACAGCCCAGATACCAGACACTTGCTTAGAAGCCACAGTGAAGACGGAAACGAGTGATGACGAGGCTTTGCTGCTGTGTTAG
- the Lrp12 gene encoding low-density lipoprotein receptor-related protein 12 isoform X1 yields MARRWSTKESQRRGSAWLLLFLAGVYGNGALAELSENVHISGVSTACGESPEQIRAPSGIITSPGWPSDYPAQVNCSWLIRANPGEIITISFQDFDIQGSRRCTLDWLTIETYKNIESYRACGSTIPPPYISSQDHVWIRFHSDDSVSRKGFRLAYFSAGKSEQPDCACDQFRCGNGKCIPEAWKCNSMDECGDSSDEEVCASDAHPPTTTAFQPCAYNQFQCLSRFTKVYTCLPESLKCDGNIDCLDLGDEIDCDMPTCGQWLKYFYGTFNSPNYPDFYPPGSNCTWLIDTGDHRKVILRFTDFKLDGTGYGDYVKIYDGLEENPRKLLRVLTAFDSHAPLTVVSSSGQIRVHFCADKVNAARGFNATYQVDGFCLPWEIPCGGNWGCYTEQQRCDGYWHCPNGRDEINCTMCQKEEFPCSRNGVCYPRSDRCNYQNHCPNGSDEKNCFFCQPGNFHCKNNRCVFESWVCDSQDDCGDGSDEENCPVIVPTRVITAAVIGSLICGLLLVIALGCTCKLYSLRMFERRSFETQLSRVEAELLRREAPPSYGQLIAQGLIPPVEDFPVCSPNQASVLENLRLAVRSQLGFTSIRLPMTGRSSNIWNRIFNFARSRHSGSLALVSGDGDEVVPSQSSSRETERSRPHRSLFSVESDDTDTENERRDTAGASGGVAAPLPQKVPPTTAVEATVGSGGNSSAQSTRGGHADGREVSSVEAPSVSPARHQLTSALSRMTQGLRWVRFTLGRSSSTTQNRSPLRQLDTAVSGREDDDDVEMLIPVSDGASDIDANDCSRPLLDLASDQVQGFRQPHSAGNPGVRTSNRDGPCERCGIVHTAQIPDTCLEATVKTETSDDEALLLC; encoded by the exons CTTGTGGGGAGAGTCCAGAACAAATTCGAGCACCGAGTGGAATAATCacgagtccaggctggccttcagaCTATCCTGCCCAAGTCAACTGCAGCTGGCTCATAAGGGCAAACCCAGGGGAGATCATTACTATAAG TTTTCAGGATTTTGATATCCAGGGGTCCAGAAGATGCACTTTGGACTGGCTGACAATAGAAacatacaagaatattgaaagttACCGAGCGTGTGGGTCCACAATTCCGCCACCATATATCTCTTCCCAAGACCACGTTTGGATCCGGTTCCACTCAGATGACAGCGTGTCCAGGAAAGGCTTCAGGCTGGCGTatttttcag CAGGGAAATCTGAGCAGCCAGACTGTGCCTGTGATCAGTTCCGCTGTGGAAATGGAAAGTGTATTCCAGAAGCCTGGAAGTGCAACAGCATGGACGAGTGTGGAGACAGTTCTGACGAGGAGGTCTGTGCCAGCGATGCTCACCCCCCAACCACGACTGCTTTCCAACCCTGTGCCTACAACCAGTTCCAGTGTCTGTCCCGCTTCACCAAAGTTTACACGTGTCTCCCTGAGTCCTTAAAGTGTGATGGGAACATTGACTGCCTGGACCTAGGAGACGAGATAGACTGTGACATGCCGACATGCGGACAATGGTTAAAATACTTCTATGGCACCTTCAATTCTCCCAACTACCCCGACTTTTATCCTCCTGGAAGTAACTGCACCTGGCTGATAGACACTGGTGATCATCGGAAAGTCATCTTACGGTTCACTGACTTTAAACTTGATGGTACCGGGTATGGTGATTATGTCAAAATATATGACGGACTGGAGGAGAATCCTCGCAAGCTCTTGCGGGTGCTAACTGCTTTCGATTCTCACGCTCCTCTGACGGTCGTTTCTTCCTCCGGACAGATAAGAGTACATTTCTGTGCTGATAAAGTGAATGCTGCAAGAGGGTTCAACGCTACTTACCAAGTCGATGGCTTCTGTTTGCCATGGGAAATACCCTGTGGGGGCAACTGGGGGTGCTACACAGAGCAGCAGCGCTGTGACGGGTACTGGCATTGCCCAAACGGAAGGGATGAAATCAATTGTACCATGTGCCAAAAGGAAGAATTTCCATGTTCTCGAAATGGTGTCTGCTACCCTCGTTCTGATCGCTGCAACTACCAAAACCATTGTCCGAACGGCTCTGATGAAAAAAACTGCTTCTTTTGCCAGCCAGGGAATTTCCACTGTAAGAACAACCGCTGTGTGTTTGAAAGCTGGGTGTGTGATTCCCAGGATGACTGCGGTGACGGCAGTGACGAGGAGAACTGCCCAGTCATTGTGCCTACCAGAGTCATAACAGCAGCAGTCATCGGGAGCCTCATCTGTGGCCTGCTGCTCGTCATTGCATTGGGGTGCACTTGCAAGCTTTATTCTCTGAGAATGTTTGAACGGAG ATCATTTGAGACCCAGTTGTCACGCGTGGAAGCAGAACTTCTCCGAAGAGAGGCTCCTCCCTCATATGGACAGTTGATCGCTCAGGGACTAATCCCACCCGTAGAAGATTTTCCTGTCTGTTCACCTAATCAG GCTTCCGTTTTAGAAAACCTGAGGCTAGCTGTCCGATCTCAGCTGGGATTTACTTCAATCAGGCTTCCTATGACAGGCAGATCTAGCAACATTTGGAATCGTATTTTTAATTTTGCAAGATCCCGTCATTCAGGGTCATTGGCTTTGGTCTCGGGAGATGGAGATGAGGTTGTCCCTAGCCAGAGCAGCAGCAGAGAAACTGAGAGGAGTCGCCCTCACAGAAGCTTATTCTCCGTGGAGTCCGATGACACTGACACAGAAAATGAGAGAAGGGATACGGCGGGAGCATCGGGTGGGGTTGCAGCACCGTTGCCCCAGAAGGTCCCTCCCACGACCGCCGTGGAGGCCACAGTGGGATCAGGTGGGAATTCCTCTGCTCAGAGCACCAGAGGTGGCCATGCAGATGGAAGGGAAGTGTCAAGTGTGGAAGCCCCGAGTGTGAGCCCAGCACGTCACCAGCTCACAAGTGCTTTAAGTCGGATGACTCAGGGCCTGCGCTGGGTCCGCTTTACACTAGGTCGATCGAGCTCCACTACCCAGAACCGGAGTCCTTTGAGACAGCTGGACACCGCAGTGAGTGGACGAGAAGACGACGATGACGTCGAAATGCTAATTCCAGTTTCAGACGGAGCTTCGGACATTGATGCCAATGACTGCTCCAGACCTCTTCTTGACCTTGCCTCAGACCAAGTACAAGGGTTTAGACAGCCACACAGTGCAGGAAACCCTGGAGTGAGAACAAGTAACCGGGACGGCCCCTGCGAGCGCTGTGGCATTGTGCACACAGCCCAGATACCAGACACTTGCTTAGAAGCCACAGTGAAGACGGAAACGAGTGATGACGAGGCTTTGCTGCTGTGTTAG